One window of Magallana gigas chromosome 2, xbMagGiga1.1, whole genome shotgun sequence genomic DNA carries:
- the LOC105329830 gene encoding voltage-dependent L-type calcium channel subunit beta-1 isoform X7 has translation MLSQKVISKRRSKSRLSDGTRASSENSRIIRQESADSISQTTPDASENEERSALQAETKRLALEQLHKAKSKPVAFAVRTNVAFNGTADGGDCPAPGHCVSFDVKNFLHIKEKFNNDWWIGRLVKDGCDDCFIPSPAKLENLKSLSGPKSKIRNDSNTTMEGMLGQGTGMNDENGADSTVGEDSDSTKAYKSGGIIPPAKEKKKPFFKKSESVPPYEVVPSMRPVVLIGPSLKGYEVTDMMQKALFDFLKHKFEGRIIITRVTADISLAKRSIINNPSKRVLLDKQSRSCGIGEVQNEIERIFDLARSMQLVVLDCDTINHPSQLAKTSLAPIIVYVKIASPKVLQRLIKSRGKSQSRNMNVQLVAADKLNQCSPDMFDVILDENQLEDACEHLSEFLEAYWKATHPVDNTQQTKLMPSPNPMTRHNTVPPGHGHGHGHGHGHHGHGHSVHSSSFREPRRHDDHEHHIRGGDRDTSPSREKLHDRDLRSGHYERSDYNRMSPRDYDRRDHSGEMHEPRRDDRYSHRKEHEHFDTREAYGSPTRNSKYPMKQQSIDI, from the exons ATGCTTTCACAG aaggTAATTTCCAAAAGACGAAGTAAATCTAGGTTGTCTGATGGGACAAGGGCCTCATCTGAAAATTCCAGAATAATCAGACAG GAATCTGCAGACTCCATCAGCCAAACTACACCAGATGCTTCTGAAAATGAGGAGCGTAGTGCATTGCAAGCAGAAACAAAAAGACTTGCCTTAGAACAGTTACATAAAGCCAAG AGTAAACCTGTGGCTTTTGCGGTCCGCACTAATGTAGCCTTCAATGGGACAGCGGATGGGGGGGACTGCCCCGCACCCGGTCACTGCGTTTCTTTCGACGTGAAGAATTTCTTGCACATCAAAGAA AAATTCAACAATGACTGGTGGATTGGGCGGCTGGTCAAGGATGGTTGTGATGACTGTTTTATACCCAGTCCAGCCAAACTGGAAAATCTCAAGTCTCTGTCTGGCCCCAAAAGCAAAAT acGCAATGACTCCAATACCACCATGGAAGGTATGCTGGGGCAGGGAACAG gaatgAATGATGAGAACGGAGCAGACAGCACTGTGGGTGAGGACAGCGACAGCACAAAAGCCTACAAGTCAGGCGGCATCATTCCTCCAGCCAAAGAGAAGAAAAAACCATTCTTCAAAAAA TCTGAGTCAGTGCCACCTTATGAAGTAGTGCCTTCCATGAGACCAGTTGTCCTCATTGGTCCCTCACTGAAGGGTTATGAGGTCACAGACATGATGCAAAAGGCTCTCTTTGATTTCCTCAAACACAAGTTTGAAGGGAG gATCATCATTACCAGAGTTACTGCAGATATTTCGTTAGCTAAACGATCTATAATTAACAATCCCAGTAAACGAGTCTTGTTGGATAAACAGAGTCGCTCTTGTGGAATAG GGGAAGTGCAGAATGAGATAGAGAGGATTTTTGACTTGGCCAGGTCTATGCAGTTGGTAGTTCTAGATTGTGACACCATTAACCATCCCTCACAATTAGCAAAAACTTCTCTAGCTCCAATTATTGTTTATGTCAAAATTGCTTCACCAAAG gtaTTACAGCGATTAATCAAATCTAGAGGGAAATCTCAGAGCCGTAACATGAATGTACAGTTAGTAGCTGCTGACAAACTGAACCAGTGTAGTCCA GATATGTTTGATGTTATTCTTGATGAAAATCAGCTGGAAGATGCCTGTGAACATCTGTCCGAGTTTTTAGAAGCTTACTGGAAAGCAACACATCCAGTAGATAACACCCAGCAAACAAAACTAATGCCTTCCCCCAATCCCATGACGAGGCATAACACAGTGCCCCCTGGGCATGGGCACGGACACGGGCACGGGCATGGGCACCATGGACATGGTCACAGTGTTCATAGTTCATCATTTCGTGAACCGCGGAGACACGATGATCATGAACATCATATACGTGGTGGTGATAGAGACACAAGTCCTTCCCGTGAAAAACTCCACGATCGTGATCTGAGATCGGGACATTATGAACGTAGTGATTACAATCGGATGTCGCCCCGAGATTACGATCGTAGAGACCATAGTGGTGAAATGCACGAGCCACGGCGAGATGACCGGTACTCTCATAGAAAGGAGCATGAACACTTTGACACGAGAGAAGCCTATGGTTCACCAACAAGGAATTCTAAATATCCCATGAAACAACAGTCTATAGATATATAG
- the LOC105329830 gene encoding voltage-dependent L-type calcium channel subunit beta-1 isoform X6: MLSQKVISKRRSKSRLSDGTRASSENSRIIRQESADSISQTTPDASENEERSALQAETKRLALEQLHKAKSKPVAFAVRTNVAFNGTADGGDCPAPGHCVSFDVKNFLHIKEKFNNDWWIGRLVKDGCDDCFIPSPAKLENLKSLSGPKSKMYVRRNDSNTTMEGMLGQGTGMNDENGADSTVGEDSDSTKAYKSGGIIPPAKEKKKPFFKKSESVPPYEVVPSMRPVVLIGPSLKGYEVTDMMQKALFDFLKHKFEGRIIITRVTADISLAKRSIINNPSKRVLLDKQSRSCGIGEVQNEIERIFDLARSMQLVVLDCDTINHPSQLAKTSLAPIIVYVKIASPKVLQRLIKSRGKSQSRNMNVQLVAADKLNQCSPDMFDVILDENQLEDACEHLSEFLEAYWKATHPVDNTQQTKLMPSPNPMTRHNTVPPGHGHGHGHGHGHHGHGHSVHSSSFREPRRHDDHEHHIRGGDRDTSPSREKLHDRDLRSGHYERSDYNRMSPRDYDRRDHSGEMHEPRRDDRYSHRKEHEHFDTREAYGSPTRNSKYPMKQQSIDI, translated from the exons ATGCTTTCACAG aaggTAATTTCCAAAAGACGAAGTAAATCTAGGTTGTCTGATGGGACAAGGGCCTCATCTGAAAATTCCAGAATAATCAGACAG GAATCTGCAGACTCCATCAGCCAAACTACACCAGATGCTTCTGAAAATGAGGAGCGTAGTGCATTGCAAGCAGAAACAAAAAGACTTGCCTTAGAACAGTTACATAAAGCCAAG AGTAAACCTGTGGCTTTTGCGGTCCGCACTAATGTAGCCTTCAATGGGACAGCGGATGGGGGGGACTGCCCCGCACCCGGTCACTGCGTTTCTTTCGACGTGAAGAATTTCTTGCACATCAAAGAA AAATTCAACAATGACTGGTGGATTGGGCGGCTGGTCAAGGATGGTTGTGATGACTGTTTTATACCCAGTCCAGCCAAACTGGAAAATCTCAAGTCTCTGTCTGGCCCCAAAAGCAAAATGTATGTAAG acGCAATGACTCCAATACCACCATGGAAGGTATGCTGGGGCAGGGAACAG gaatgAATGATGAGAACGGAGCAGACAGCACTGTGGGTGAGGACAGCGACAGCACAAAAGCCTACAAGTCAGGCGGCATCATTCCTCCAGCCAAAGAGAAGAAAAAACCATTCTTCAAAAAA TCTGAGTCAGTGCCACCTTATGAAGTAGTGCCTTCCATGAGACCAGTTGTCCTCATTGGTCCCTCACTGAAGGGTTATGAGGTCACAGACATGATGCAAAAGGCTCTCTTTGATTTCCTCAAACACAAGTTTGAAGGGAG gATCATCATTACCAGAGTTACTGCAGATATTTCGTTAGCTAAACGATCTATAATTAACAATCCCAGTAAACGAGTCTTGTTGGATAAACAGAGTCGCTCTTGTGGAATAG GGGAAGTGCAGAATGAGATAGAGAGGATTTTTGACTTGGCCAGGTCTATGCAGTTGGTAGTTCTAGATTGTGACACCATTAACCATCCCTCACAATTAGCAAAAACTTCTCTAGCTCCAATTATTGTTTATGTCAAAATTGCTTCACCAAAG gtaTTACAGCGATTAATCAAATCTAGAGGGAAATCTCAGAGCCGTAACATGAATGTACAGTTAGTAGCTGCTGACAAACTGAACCAGTGTAGTCCA GATATGTTTGATGTTATTCTTGATGAAAATCAGCTGGAAGATGCCTGTGAACATCTGTCCGAGTTTTTAGAAGCTTACTGGAAAGCAACACATCCAGTAGATAACACCCAGCAAACAAAACTAATGCCTTCCCCCAATCCCATGACGAGGCATAACACAGTGCCCCCTGGGCATGGGCACGGACACGGGCACGGGCATGGGCACCATGGACATGGTCACAGTGTTCATAGTTCATCATTTCGTGAACCGCGGAGACACGATGATCATGAACATCATATACGTGGTGGTGATAGAGACACAAGTCCTTCCCGTGAAAAACTCCACGATCGTGATCTGAGATCGGGACATTATGAACGTAGTGATTACAATCGGATGTCGCCCCGAGATTACGATCGTAGAGACCATAGTGGTGAAATGCACGAGCCACGGCGAGATGACCGGTACTCTCATAGAAAGGAGCATGAACACTTTGACACGAGAGAAGCCTATGGTTCACCAACAAGGAATTCTAAATATCCCATGAAACAACAGTCTATAGATATATAG
- the LOC105329830 gene encoding voltage-dependent L-type calcium channel subunit beta-1 isoform X2 produces MLSQKVISKRRSKSRLSDGTRASSENSRIIRQESADSISQTTPDASENEERSALQAETKRLALEQLHKAKSKPVAFAVRTNVAFNGTADGGDCPAPGHCVSFDVKNFLHIKEKFNNDWWIGRLVKDGCDDCFIPSPAKLENLKSLSGPKSKIRNDSNTTMEGMLGQGTGMNSSRESTPPTPGMNDENGADSTVGEDSDSTKAYKSGGIIPPAKEKKKPFFKKSESVPPYEVVPSMRPVVLIGPSLKGYEVTDMMQKALFDFLKHKFEGRIIITRVTADISLAKRSIINNPSKRVLLDKQSRSCGIGEVQNEIERIFDLARSMQLVVLDCDTINHPSQLAKTSLAPIIVYVKIASPKVLQRLIKSRGKSQSRNMNVQLVAADKLNQCSPDMFDVILDENQLEDACEHLSEFLEAYWKATHPVDNTQQTKLMPSPNPMTRHNTVPPGHGHGHGHGHGHHGHGHSVHSSSFREPRRHDDHEHHIRGGDRDTSPSREKLHDRDLRSGHYERSDYNRMSPRDYDRRDHSGEMHEPRRDDRYSHRKEHEHFDTREAYGSPTRNSKYPMKQQSIDI; encoded by the exons ATGCTTTCACAG aaggTAATTTCCAAAAGACGAAGTAAATCTAGGTTGTCTGATGGGACAAGGGCCTCATCTGAAAATTCCAGAATAATCAGACAG GAATCTGCAGACTCCATCAGCCAAACTACACCAGATGCTTCTGAAAATGAGGAGCGTAGTGCATTGCAAGCAGAAACAAAAAGACTTGCCTTAGAACAGTTACATAAAGCCAAG AGTAAACCTGTGGCTTTTGCGGTCCGCACTAATGTAGCCTTCAATGGGACAGCGGATGGGGGGGACTGCCCCGCACCCGGTCACTGCGTTTCTTTCGACGTGAAGAATTTCTTGCACATCAAAGAA AAATTCAACAATGACTGGTGGATTGGGCGGCTGGTCAAGGATGGTTGTGATGACTGTTTTATACCCAGTCCAGCCAAACTGGAAAATCTCAAGTCTCTGTCTGGCCCCAAAAGCAAAAT acGCAATGACTCCAATACCACCATGGAAGGTATGCTGGGGCAGGGAACAGGTATGAACTCCTCCCGAGAATCCACCCCACCCACGCCAG gaatgAATGATGAGAACGGAGCAGACAGCACTGTGGGTGAGGACAGCGACAGCACAAAAGCCTACAAGTCAGGCGGCATCATTCCTCCAGCCAAAGAGAAGAAAAAACCATTCTTCAAAAAA TCTGAGTCAGTGCCACCTTATGAAGTAGTGCCTTCCATGAGACCAGTTGTCCTCATTGGTCCCTCACTGAAGGGTTATGAGGTCACAGACATGATGCAAAAGGCTCTCTTTGATTTCCTCAAACACAAGTTTGAAGGGAG gATCATCATTACCAGAGTTACTGCAGATATTTCGTTAGCTAAACGATCTATAATTAACAATCCCAGTAAACGAGTCTTGTTGGATAAACAGAGTCGCTCTTGTGGAATAG GGGAAGTGCAGAATGAGATAGAGAGGATTTTTGACTTGGCCAGGTCTATGCAGTTGGTAGTTCTAGATTGTGACACCATTAACCATCCCTCACAATTAGCAAAAACTTCTCTAGCTCCAATTATTGTTTATGTCAAAATTGCTTCACCAAAG gtaTTACAGCGATTAATCAAATCTAGAGGGAAATCTCAGAGCCGTAACATGAATGTACAGTTAGTAGCTGCTGACAAACTGAACCAGTGTAGTCCA GATATGTTTGATGTTATTCTTGATGAAAATCAGCTGGAAGATGCCTGTGAACATCTGTCCGAGTTTTTAGAAGCTTACTGGAAAGCAACACATCCAGTAGATAACACCCAGCAAACAAAACTAATGCCTTCCCCCAATCCCATGACGAGGCATAACACAGTGCCCCCTGGGCATGGGCACGGACACGGGCACGGGCATGGGCACCATGGACATGGTCACAGTGTTCATAGTTCATCATTTCGTGAACCGCGGAGACACGATGATCATGAACATCATATACGTGGTGGTGATAGAGACACAAGTCCTTCCCGTGAAAAACTCCACGATCGTGATCTGAGATCGGGACATTATGAACGTAGTGATTACAATCGGATGTCGCCCCGAGATTACGATCGTAGAGACCATAGTGGTGAAATGCACGAGCCACGGCGAGATGACCGGTACTCTCATAGAAAGGAGCATGAACACTTTGACACGAGAGAAGCCTATGGTTCACCAACAAGGAATTCTAAATATCCCATGAAACAACAGTCTATAGATATATAG
- the LOC105329830 gene encoding voltage-dependent L-type calcium channel subunit beta-1 isoform X1 yields MLSQKVISKRRSKSRLSDGTRASSENSRIIRQESADSISQTTPDASENEERSALQAETKRLALEQLHKAKSKPVAFAVRTNVAFNGTADGGDCPAPGHCVSFDVKNFLHIKEKFNNDWWIGRLVKDGCDDCFIPSPAKLENLKSLSGPKSKMYVRRNDSNTTMEGMLGQGTGMNSSRESTPPTPGMNDENGADSTVGEDSDSTKAYKSGGIIPPAKEKKKPFFKKSESVPPYEVVPSMRPVVLIGPSLKGYEVTDMMQKALFDFLKHKFEGRIIITRVTADISLAKRSIINNPSKRVLLDKQSRSCGIGEVQNEIERIFDLARSMQLVVLDCDTINHPSQLAKTSLAPIIVYVKIASPKVLQRLIKSRGKSQSRNMNVQLVAADKLNQCSPDMFDVILDENQLEDACEHLSEFLEAYWKATHPVDNTQQTKLMPSPNPMTRHNTVPPGHGHGHGHGHGHHGHGHSVHSSSFREPRRHDDHEHHIRGGDRDTSPSREKLHDRDLRSGHYERSDYNRMSPRDYDRRDHSGEMHEPRRDDRYSHRKEHEHFDTREAYGSPTRNSKYPMKQQSIDI; encoded by the exons ATGCTTTCACAG aaggTAATTTCCAAAAGACGAAGTAAATCTAGGTTGTCTGATGGGACAAGGGCCTCATCTGAAAATTCCAGAATAATCAGACAG GAATCTGCAGACTCCATCAGCCAAACTACACCAGATGCTTCTGAAAATGAGGAGCGTAGTGCATTGCAAGCAGAAACAAAAAGACTTGCCTTAGAACAGTTACATAAAGCCAAG AGTAAACCTGTGGCTTTTGCGGTCCGCACTAATGTAGCCTTCAATGGGACAGCGGATGGGGGGGACTGCCCCGCACCCGGTCACTGCGTTTCTTTCGACGTGAAGAATTTCTTGCACATCAAAGAA AAATTCAACAATGACTGGTGGATTGGGCGGCTGGTCAAGGATGGTTGTGATGACTGTTTTATACCCAGTCCAGCCAAACTGGAAAATCTCAAGTCTCTGTCTGGCCCCAAAAGCAAAATGTATGTAAG acGCAATGACTCCAATACCACCATGGAAGGTATGCTGGGGCAGGGAACAGGTATGAACTCCTCCCGAGAATCCACCCCACCCACGCCAG gaatgAATGATGAGAACGGAGCAGACAGCACTGTGGGTGAGGACAGCGACAGCACAAAAGCCTACAAGTCAGGCGGCATCATTCCTCCAGCCAAAGAGAAGAAAAAACCATTCTTCAAAAAA TCTGAGTCAGTGCCACCTTATGAAGTAGTGCCTTCCATGAGACCAGTTGTCCTCATTGGTCCCTCACTGAAGGGTTATGAGGTCACAGACATGATGCAAAAGGCTCTCTTTGATTTCCTCAAACACAAGTTTGAAGGGAG gATCATCATTACCAGAGTTACTGCAGATATTTCGTTAGCTAAACGATCTATAATTAACAATCCCAGTAAACGAGTCTTGTTGGATAAACAGAGTCGCTCTTGTGGAATAG GGGAAGTGCAGAATGAGATAGAGAGGATTTTTGACTTGGCCAGGTCTATGCAGTTGGTAGTTCTAGATTGTGACACCATTAACCATCCCTCACAATTAGCAAAAACTTCTCTAGCTCCAATTATTGTTTATGTCAAAATTGCTTCACCAAAG gtaTTACAGCGATTAATCAAATCTAGAGGGAAATCTCAGAGCCGTAACATGAATGTACAGTTAGTAGCTGCTGACAAACTGAACCAGTGTAGTCCA GATATGTTTGATGTTATTCTTGATGAAAATCAGCTGGAAGATGCCTGTGAACATCTGTCCGAGTTTTTAGAAGCTTACTGGAAAGCAACACATCCAGTAGATAACACCCAGCAAACAAAACTAATGCCTTCCCCCAATCCCATGACGAGGCATAACACAGTGCCCCCTGGGCATGGGCACGGACACGGGCACGGGCATGGGCACCATGGACATGGTCACAGTGTTCATAGTTCATCATTTCGTGAACCGCGGAGACACGATGATCATGAACATCATATACGTGGTGGTGATAGAGACACAAGTCCTTCCCGTGAAAAACTCCACGATCGTGATCTGAGATCGGGACATTATGAACGTAGTGATTACAATCGGATGTCGCCCCGAGATTACGATCGTAGAGACCATAGTGGTGAAATGCACGAGCCACGGCGAGATGACCGGTACTCTCATAGAAAGGAGCATGAACACTTTGACACGAGAGAAGCCTATGGTTCACCAACAAGGAATTCTAAATATCCCATGAAACAACAGTCTATAGATATATAG
- the LOC105329830 gene encoding voltage-dependent L-type calcium channel subunit beta-1 isoform X3: MAQDKHRPKKNTFTKTERSFLPEWESADSISQTTPDASENEERSALQAETKRLALEQLHKAKSKPVAFAVRTNVAFNGTADGGDCPAPGHCVSFDVKNFLHIKEKFNNDWWIGRLVKDGCDDCFIPSPAKLENLKSLSGPKSKMYVRRNDSNTTMEGMLGQGTGMNSSRESTPPTPGMNDENGADSTVGEDSDSTKAYKSGGIIPPAKEKKKPFFKKSESVPPYEVVPSMRPVVLIGPSLKGYEVTDMMQKALFDFLKHKFEGRIIITRVTADISLAKRSIINNPSKRVLLDKQSRSCGIGEVQNEIERIFDLARSMQLVVLDCDTINHPSQLAKTSLAPIIVYVKIASPKVLQRLIKSRGKSQSRNMNVQLVAADKLNQCSPDMFDVILDENQLEDACEHLSEFLEAYWKATHPVDNTQQTKLMPSPNPMTRHNTVPPGHGHGHGHGHGHHGHGHSVHSSSFREPRRHDDHEHHIRGGDRDTSPSREKLHDRDLRSGHYERSDYNRMSPRDYDRRDHSGEMHEPRRDDRYSHRKEHEHFDTREAYGSPTRNSKYPMKQQSIDI, encoded by the exons ATGGCGCAAGACAAACATAGGCCGAAGAAAAACACCTTCACCAAAACTGAAAGGAGCTTT tTACCAGAGTGG GAATCTGCAGACTCCATCAGCCAAACTACACCAGATGCTTCTGAAAATGAGGAGCGTAGTGCATTGCAAGCAGAAACAAAAAGACTTGCCTTAGAACAGTTACATAAAGCCAAG AGTAAACCTGTGGCTTTTGCGGTCCGCACTAATGTAGCCTTCAATGGGACAGCGGATGGGGGGGACTGCCCCGCACCCGGTCACTGCGTTTCTTTCGACGTGAAGAATTTCTTGCACATCAAAGAA AAATTCAACAATGACTGGTGGATTGGGCGGCTGGTCAAGGATGGTTGTGATGACTGTTTTATACCCAGTCCAGCCAAACTGGAAAATCTCAAGTCTCTGTCTGGCCCCAAAAGCAAAATGTATGTAAG acGCAATGACTCCAATACCACCATGGAAGGTATGCTGGGGCAGGGAACAGGTATGAACTCCTCCCGAGAATCCACCCCACCCACGCCAG gaatgAATGATGAGAACGGAGCAGACAGCACTGTGGGTGAGGACAGCGACAGCACAAAAGCCTACAAGTCAGGCGGCATCATTCCTCCAGCCAAAGAGAAGAAAAAACCATTCTTCAAAAAA TCTGAGTCAGTGCCACCTTATGAAGTAGTGCCTTCCATGAGACCAGTTGTCCTCATTGGTCCCTCACTGAAGGGTTATGAGGTCACAGACATGATGCAAAAGGCTCTCTTTGATTTCCTCAAACACAAGTTTGAAGGGAG gATCATCATTACCAGAGTTACTGCAGATATTTCGTTAGCTAAACGATCTATAATTAACAATCCCAGTAAACGAGTCTTGTTGGATAAACAGAGTCGCTCTTGTGGAATAG GGGAAGTGCAGAATGAGATAGAGAGGATTTTTGACTTGGCCAGGTCTATGCAGTTGGTAGTTCTAGATTGTGACACCATTAACCATCCCTCACAATTAGCAAAAACTTCTCTAGCTCCAATTATTGTTTATGTCAAAATTGCTTCACCAAAG gtaTTACAGCGATTAATCAAATCTAGAGGGAAATCTCAGAGCCGTAACATGAATGTACAGTTAGTAGCTGCTGACAAACTGAACCAGTGTAGTCCA GATATGTTTGATGTTATTCTTGATGAAAATCAGCTGGAAGATGCCTGTGAACATCTGTCCGAGTTTTTAGAAGCTTACTGGAAAGCAACACATCCAGTAGATAACACCCAGCAAACAAAACTAATGCCTTCCCCCAATCCCATGACGAGGCATAACACAGTGCCCCCTGGGCATGGGCACGGACACGGGCACGGGCATGGGCACCATGGACATGGTCACAGTGTTCATAGTTCATCATTTCGTGAACCGCGGAGACACGATGATCATGAACATCATATACGTGGTGGTGATAGAGACACAAGTCCTTCCCGTGAAAAACTCCACGATCGTGATCTGAGATCGGGACATTATGAACGTAGTGATTACAATCGGATGTCGCCCCGAGATTACGATCGTAGAGACCATAGTGGTGAAATGCACGAGCCACGGCGAGATGACCGGTACTCTCATAGAAAGGAGCATGAACACTTTGACACGAGAGAAGCCTATGGTTCACCAACAAGGAATTCTAAATATCCCATGAAACAACAGTCTATAGATATATAG
- the LOC105329830 gene encoding voltage-dependent L-type calcium channel subunit beta-1 isoform X5, with protein MAQDKHRPKKNTFTKTERSFESADSISQTTPDASENEERSALQAETKRLALEQLHKAKSKPVAFAVRTNVAFNGTADGGDCPAPGHCVSFDVKNFLHIKEKFNNDWWIGRLVKDGCDDCFIPSPAKLENLKSLSGPKSKMYVRRNDSNTTMEGMLGQGTGMNSSRESTPPTPGMNDENGADSTVGEDSDSTKAYKSGGIIPPAKEKKKPFFKKSESVPPYEVVPSMRPVVLIGPSLKGYEVTDMMQKALFDFLKHKFEGRIIITRVTADISLAKRSIINNPSKRVLLDKQSRSCGIGEVQNEIERIFDLARSMQLVVLDCDTINHPSQLAKTSLAPIIVYVKIASPKVLQRLIKSRGKSQSRNMNVQLVAADKLNQCSPDMFDVILDENQLEDACEHLSEFLEAYWKATHPVDNTQQTKLMPSPNPMTRHNTVPPGHGHGHGHGHGHHGHGHSVHSSSFREPRRHDDHEHHIRGGDRDTSPSREKLHDRDLRSGHYERSDYNRMSPRDYDRRDHSGEMHEPRRDDRYSHRKEHEHFDTREAYGSPTRNSKYPMKQQSIDI; from the exons ATGGCGCAAGACAAACATAGGCCGAAGAAAAACACCTTCACCAAAACTGAAAGGAGCTTT GAATCTGCAGACTCCATCAGCCAAACTACACCAGATGCTTCTGAAAATGAGGAGCGTAGTGCATTGCAAGCAGAAACAAAAAGACTTGCCTTAGAACAGTTACATAAAGCCAAG AGTAAACCTGTGGCTTTTGCGGTCCGCACTAATGTAGCCTTCAATGGGACAGCGGATGGGGGGGACTGCCCCGCACCCGGTCACTGCGTTTCTTTCGACGTGAAGAATTTCTTGCACATCAAAGAA AAATTCAACAATGACTGGTGGATTGGGCGGCTGGTCAAGGATGGTTGTGATGACTGTTTTATACCCAGTCCAGCCAAACTGGAAAATCTCAAGTCTCTGTCTGGCCCCAAAAGCAAAATGTATGTAAG acGCAATGACTCCAATACCACCATGGAAGGTATGCTGGGGCAGGGAACAGGTATGAACTCCTCCCGAGAATCCACCCCACCCACGCCAG gaatgAATGATGAGAACGGAGCAGACAGCACTGTGGGTGAGGACAGCGACAGCACAAAAGCCTACAAGTCAGGCGGCATCATTCCTCCAGCCAAAGAGAAGAAAAAACCATTCTTCAAAAAA TCTGAGTCAGTGCCACCTTATGAAGTAGTGCCTTCCATGAGACCAGTTGTCCTCATTGGTCCCTCACTGAAGGGTTATGAGGTCACAGACATGATGCAAAAGGCTCTCTTTGATTTCCTCAAACACAAGTTTGAAGGGAG gATCATCATTACCAGAGTTACTGCAGATATTTCGTTAGCTAAACGATCTATAATTAACAATCCCAGTAAACGAGTCTTGTTGGATAAACAGAGTCGCTCTTGTGGAATAG GGGAAGTGCAGAATGAGATAGAGAGGATTTTTGACTTGGCCAGGTCTATGCAGTTGGTAGTTCTAGATTGTGACACCATTAACCATCCCTCACAATTAGCAAAAACTTCTCTAGCTCCAATTATTGTTTATGTCAAAATTGCTTCACCAAAG gtaTTACAGCGATTAATCAAATCTAGAGGGAAATCTCAGAGCCGTAACATGAATGTACAGTTAGTAGCTGCTGACAAACTGAACCAGTGTAGTCCA GATATGTTTGATGTTATTCTTGATGAAAATCAGCTGGAAGATGCCTGTGAACATCTGTCCGAGTTTTTAGAAGCTTACTGGAAAGCAACACATCCAGTAGATAACACCCAGCAAACAAAACTAATGCCTTCCCCCAATCCCATGACGAGGCATAACACAGTGCCCCCTGGGCATGGGCACGGACACGGGCACGGGCATGGGCACCATGGACATGGTCACAGTGTTCATAGTTCATCATTTCGTGAACCGCGGAGACACGATGATCATGAACATCATATACGTGGTGGTGATAGAGACACAAGTCCTTCCCGTGAAAAACTCCACGATCGTGATCTGAGATCGGGACATTATGAACGTAGTGATTACAATCGGATGTCGCCCCGAGATTACGATCGTAGAGACCATAGTGGTGAAATGCACGAGCCACGGCGAGATGACCGGTACTCTCATAGAAAGGAGCATGAACACTTTGACACGAGAGAAGCCTATGGTTCACCAACAAGGAATTCTAAATATCCCATGAAACAACAGTCTATAGATATATAG